In the genome of Candidatus Saccharibacteria bacterium oral taxon 488, one region contains:
- a CDS encoding ATP-binding cassette domain-containing protein, which translates to MIELKNVTKIYGKKKNQFTALKNVSLTIPTGASVAILGKSGSGKSTLMHAISGLDKPQKGQVIIDGKDILQLKSKHVDEFRAKKIGFIFQSFFVQGNESVVDNVSLPLEIARLPRKKRAHKINAALKAVDLYDKRKNRAKDLSGGQKQRLAIARAIVGDPQIIFADEPTGNLDSETGAKVEELLFDYNKQKGVTLIVVTHDVDLAKKCDYQIIIKDGRVEKSTVPEEKKHGR; encoded by the coding sequence ATGATTGAACTAAAGAATGTGACGAAAATTTATGGCAAAAAGAAAAACCAATTTACGGCACTGAAAAATGTCAGCTTGACCATTCCGACGGGCGCGAGCGTGGCAATCCTCGGTAAATCTGGTTCGGGTAAATCGACGCTGATGCATGCTATTTCAGGCCTAGATAAGCCGCAAAAAGGCCAAGTTATCATTGACGGGAAAGATATATTGCAGCTAAAGTCAAAGCATGTCGATGAGTTTCGCGCCAAGAAAATCGGCTTTATCTTTCAGAGCTTTTTTGTCCAAGGCAATGAGAGCGTGGTTGACAACGTCAGTTTGCCGCTGGAAATTGCGCGGCTGCCACGGAAAAAGCGAGCGCATAAAATCAACGCGGCGCTCAAGGCGGTGGATTTGTACGATAAGCGCAAGAACCGTGCTAAGGATTTGTCGGGCGGGCAAAAGCAGCGCTTGGCGATTGCTCGGGCGATTGTCGGCGATCCGCAAATTATTTTCGCCGACGAGCCTACTGGTAACTTGGACAGCGAAACGGGTGCGAAAGTGGAAGAATTGTTGTTTGATTATAATAAGCAAAAGGGCGTAACCTTGATTGTGGTGACACACGACGTCGACCTGGCGAAGAAATGCGATTATCAGATCATAATTAAAGACGGGCGGGTTGAGAAATCGACCGTGCCAGAGGAGAAAAAGCATGGACGTTAG
- a CDS encoding DUF2207 domain-containing protein yields the protein MKRFFFGMVAVMVLLVGFGSTAQATNNFTISKYTVDMELGRDSEQRSTLRTKLIITANFPPRQNHGIAPVFVKQYDKHPTHFTLESVTDERGTPLEYRWHNDELRIGNKDTYVKGKKTYVITYTQRDVTKSYHDTGKQEFYWDAIGTAWQVPIQSASVTLKLSPELVAAKRTNLQCYQGRFGSSQRCEVREQGDTLTATARALPNQAGVTIAVGFAPGTFAAYQMSFMEQLIDWWAKLQLVLLAVALILAGVVIVAYYRSIGRRKELEPIPPEYLPPRGTSVTTSAKLVQPFHMVKGSVMAAQMIDLAVRHYIQVIEVKPRTTWRTAEYEVKVIQAPGKLLAEEQEMLRNIFGSLPRVGKRLNLKTLRNNAPYAARVRYSAKQMKGRLIDDYGLQARELQHTRRFRRYAIIISIFAVLLLSPVLLVLAGMVFYLSFGKVLTDKGLALRRHLAGLKRYIGVAEVERLQMLQSPEGAEKIKVDAADEKQLVKLYERVLPYAVLFGQEKEWSAQLGKYYEQAGEQPDWYSGQGAFNAAVFSAGMSSLSSTAVSVSSFESSTGGSTGGGFAGGGFAGGGGGGGGGGGW from the coding sequence ATGAAGCGGTTTTTCTTTGGGATGGTCGCGGTGATGGTGCTGTTGGTTGGGTTCGGGTCAACGGCACAGGCGACAAATAATTTTACGATTAGTAAGTATACTGTCGACATGGAACTGGGGCGCGATAGTGAACAGCGTTCGACACTGCGTACCAAATTGATCATTACTGCGAATTTTCCGCCACGGCAGAATCATGGTATTGCACCGGTGTTCGTCAAGCAGTATGATAAACATCCGACTCACTTTACGCTGGAGTCAGTGACGGATGAGCGAGGCACTCCGCTGGAGTATAGGTGGCATAATGATGAGCTGAGAATTGGCAACAAAGACACCTACGTCAAGGGCAAAAAGACCTATGTCATTACCTATACGCAGCGGGACGTGACGAAATCATATCACGATACGGGTAAACAGGAGTTTTACTGGGATGCGATTGGCACTGCTTGGCAGGTGCCAATTCAGTCAGCATCGGTGACGCTCAAGCTGAGTCCCGAGTTGGTGGCTGCTAAACGAACGAATCTCCAGTGTTATCAGGGTCGGTTCGGTAGTAGTCAGCGCTGCGAGGTACGTGAACAGGGCGATACGTTGACGGCGACAGCCCGCGCACTGCCAAATCAGGCGGGCGTGACGATCGCGGTCGGATTTGCACCGGGGACATTTGCGGCGTATCAGATGTCATTCATGGAACAGCTGATTGATTGGTGGGCGAAATTGCAATTGGTGTTGCTAGCGGTGGCGCTGATATTGGCGGGGGTGGTCATCGTGGCTTATTATCGGTCGATTGGTCGCCGTAAAGAACTGGAGCCAATTCCGCCGGAGTATTTGCCACCGCGAGGTACGAGCGTGACGACGTCGGCCAAGCTGGTGCAGCCGTTTCATATGGTCAAGGGTTCGGTGATGGCGGCGCAAATGATAGACCTGGCGGTGCGCCACTACATTCAGGTTATCGAGGTGAAGCCGCGTACAACATGGCGAACAGCTGAGTACGAAGTGAAAGTGATACAAGCTCCGGGCAAACTCCTGGCCGAGGAGCAAGAAATGCTGAGGAATATATTTGGCTCCTTGCCGAGAGTTGGTAAGCGGTTAAATCTAAAAACGCTGCGTAACAATGCGCCATACGCAGCGCGAGTACGCTACAGCGCAAAGCAAATGAAAGGGCGGCTCATTGACGACTATGGTTTGCAAGCGCGCGAGCTGCAGCATACCCGACGATTTCGACGGTACGCGATAATTATCAGTATTTTTGCGGTGCTGTTGTTGTCGCCGGTGCTCTTGGTGTTGGCGGGGATGGTGTTTTATCTGTCGTTTGGTAAGGTGCTGACAGACAAGGGTCTGGCGCTCAGGCGGCATCTGGCGGGCCTGAAGAGGTACATTGGCGTGGCTGAGGTCGAGCGTTTACAAATGCTGCAGAGTCCTGAGGGTGCAGAAAAAATAAAGGTTGACGCGGCTGATGAGAAACAATTGGTGAAATTGTATGAGAGGGTATTACCATACGCGGTGTTGTTTGGACAGGAAAAAGAGTGGAGTGCGCAGCTGGGTAAGTACTATGAGCAGGCTGGCGAGCAGCCGGATTGGTATAGCGGCCAGGGCGCGTTTAATGCGGCAGTATTTTCGGCAGGAATGAGTAGTTTGTCGAGTACGGCCGTAAGCGTCAGTTCCTTTGAGTCCTCGACGGGTGGCTCAACTGGCGGTGGCTTCGCTGGCGGTGGCTTCGCTGGCGGTGGCGGCGGCGGTGGTGGAGGCGGCGGCTGGTAA
- a CDS encoding ATP-binding cassette domain-containing protein yields MIEVKHITKTYGSKKNIFVALDDVNIEIADGASVTILGKSGSGKSTLMHAISGLDKPQEGEVLVDGEIFCASRRGQRIGFALRR; encoded by the coding sequence ATGATAGAGGTCAAACATATTACCAAAACATACGGCAGTAAGAAAAATATTTTTGTGGCGCTGGATGATGTTAATATCGAGATCGCGGATGGGGCGAGTGTAACGATTTTAGGCAAATCTGGTTCGGGCAAGTCGACGCTGATGCACGCCATTTCCGGGCTCGACAAACCGCAAGAAGGCGAGGTGCTAGTTGATGGCGAGATATTTTGCGCCTCAAGACGCGGGCAACGGATAGGTTTCGCGCTGAGGAGATAG
- a CDS encoding undecaprenyl-diphosphate phosphatase, whose translation MAWWQAIILGIIEGVTEFLPVSSTGHLTIVEKLMGMRIDDPSLTAFTAVIQIGAILAAIIYFWGDIWRVLSAWWRGLWWKRARRQFDYAYGWAIIIGSVPIAVIGLLFKDQVETVLRSLWFVAVALIGWSLVMWWADRRSEKASHRSEQQTTWRDTLAIGVGQCLALIPGISRSGATISVGLLRGFDRVTVTKLSFFLGIPALVAAGLLEMLTASKHIAGGVGWVATGLATIVSFVVGYIAISWLLKFVARNDFSLFIWYRVGLGGLIIVLLMSGAISAV comes from the coding sequence GTGGCGTGGTGGCAGGCGATCATCCTCGGCATCATTGAAGGCGTAACGGAGTTTCTGCCAGTTTCTTCGACGGGACATTTGACGATCGTCGAGAAATTGATGGGGATGAGGATTGATGATCCGAGCCTGACGGCGTTCACGGCAGTAATTCAGATCGGCGCGATCTTGGCAGCGATCATCTATTTCTGGGGCGATATTTGGCGGGTGCTAAGTGCGTGGTGGCGCGGGCTGTGGTGGAAGCGGGCACGGCGCCAGTTTGATTATGCGTATGGCTGGGCGATTATTATCGGTTCGGTGCCGATCGCAGTGATTGGACTACTGTTTAAGGATCAGGTCGAGACGGTGCTGCGTAGTTTGTGGTTTGTGGCGGTGGCGTTGATCGGCTGGAGCCTGGTGATGTGGTGGGCCGATAGGCGTTCAGAAAAGGCCAGTCACCGCAGCGAGCAGCAAACGACGTGGCGAGACACGCTGGCGATTGGCGTGGGGCAGTGCCTGGCCTTGATACCGGGTATTAGCCGGTCGGGAGCAACGATCTCGGTGGGGCTGCTGCGGGGATTTGACCGAGTGACGGTGACGAAGTTGAGCTTTTTCCTCGGTATTCCGGCGCTGGTGGCAGCGGGGCTGCTGGAGATGCTGACTGCCTCAAAGCACATTGCCGGCGGTGTCGGCTGGGTAGCGACGGGACTTGCGACCATCGTGTCGTTTGTGGTCGGTTACATTGCGATATCGTGGCTGCTCAAGTTTGTGGCGCGGAATGACTTCTCGTTATTTATTTGGTATCGAGTCGGGCTGGGTGGCCTGATCATTGTTTTGCTGATGAGCGGTGCGATTAGTGCGGTTTAG
- a CDS encoding DUF21 domain-containing protein — protein sequence MPDVVLLVLAAALLVLSGSFSGLNIGLMMARPDDLRRKARQGDVIAARVYRYRKDGYYLIFCILLGNVGVNTAMSILLGNMTNGVIGGLIATLLITMFGEILPQAIFTQRGYQITRYFFWLLDVIYVLFWPLAHPMSKLLNRWVGKEAPQLYSHQELEQIIHEHAERSDSPVDYDESRIAAGALQFSKKTAGDLVTSMDEVFTVDLDDELDATLLAQIKHAGHSRIPVRADGRLVGILYVKDVVGRELPLPISQLYRDKIHDIDARSRLDTVLSRFIQTRNHLFVVMGDENELGIITLEDVIEEILDQEIEDEYDEE from the coding sequence ATGCCTGATGTTGTATTGCTAGTATTGGCGGCGGCGCTGTTAGTGCTGTCGGGATCGTTTTCAGGTCTTAATATTGGATTAATGATGGCGCGGCCGGATGATTTGCGACGCAAGGCCAGACAGGGCGATGTAATAGCTGCACGGGTGTATCGCTACCGCAAGGACGGCTATTACCTGATTTTTTGCATCTTGCTGGGTAACGTTGGCGTCAATACGGCGATGTCGATTTTACTGGGTAATATGACGAACGGCGTGATCGGCGGGTTGATCGCTACATTACTGATCACTATGTTTGGCGAGATTTTACCGCAGGCGATTTTTACGCAGCGCGGCTACCAGATTACGCGCTATTTTTTCTGGCTGCTGGATGTGATTTATGTGTTATTTTGGCCACTGGCTCATCCAATGTCAAAGCTATTGAACCGTTGGGTGGGCAAGGAAGCTCCACAGTTGTACTCACACCAAGAGCTAGAACAAATCATTCACGAGCATGCTGAGCGGTCGGACAGCCCGGTTGATTATGACGAAAGTCGGATCGCGGCGGGTGCACTGCAATTCAGTAAAAAGACGGCTGGTGATTTGGTAACGTCGATGGATGAGGTATTTACCGTGGATCTGGATGATGAGCTGGACGCGACGCTGCTGGCACAGATCAAGCACGCTGGCCATTCGCGGATCCCGGTGCGGGCTGATGGGCGGCTGGTAGGGATTTTATACGTCAAAGATGTGGTGGGGCGCGAGCTGCCGCTACCGATTAGTCAACTATACCGTGATAAGATCCATGACATCGACGCGCGGTCGCGGCTGGACACGGTGCTCAGTCGATTTATCCAAACCCGCAATCATTTGTTTGTGGTGATGGGTGACGAGAATGAGCTAGGGATTATCACGCTGGAGGACGTGATTGAAGAGATTTTGGATCAGGAAATTGAGGATGAATACGACGAGGAATAG
- a CDS encoding PadR family transcriptional regulator, translated as MDVSAYAESLAIQLRKGFLVYCVLLVCAKQPQYTGDIVKQLSESELMVVEGTIYPLLSRLQKYGYLQHEWQESEQGPPRKYYSLTDTGAQLVDELKDRIKMLNTSLKNLEKGAKR; from the coding sequence ATGGACGTTAGTGCTTACGCCGAAAGCTTAGCGATTCAGCTGCGCAAAGGTTTTTTGGTCTACTGTGTGCTGCTGGTTTGTGCCAAACAACCGCAATATACCGGCGACATTGTGAAGCAATTGAGCGAGTCGGAGCTGATGGTGGTTGAGGGGACAATTTACCCGCTGCTCAGCCGCTTGCAAAAATACGGCTATTTGCAGCACGAATGGCAGGAAAGCGAGCAGGGACCGCCGCGCAAGTATTATTCACTCACCGACACTGGCGCGCAGCTGGTGGATGAACTAAAAGATCGTATCAAAATGTTGAATACTTCGCTAAAAAATCTCGAGAAAGGAGCAAAGCGATGA
- a CDS encoding PspC domain-containing protein, producing MKEITRIHLAKTPFSVEVDAKKSLEKYLNLIQKNMHAEPEAMREIEARMVELLAERGVSKDGVISHDDVLAVQKQMGEPRDFSDDDEAVETDDEPERSERRLMRDTEHALIGGVCAGIAAYWGTNPLWVRLLFIFSPFITFGAAVLIYIVMWLSVPEARTASDKLQMRGKAVTFDSLKRQASRNEPSVGRNSNTGHTAAKVFRFILGVGILMVTLGLFIALIVGRSVASR from the coding sequence ATGAAAGAAATAACCAGAATCCATTTGGCAAAAACGCCGTTCAGCGTGGAAGTTGATGCTAAAAAATCATTGGAAAAATACCTGAATTTAATTCAGAAAAACATGCACGCCGAGCCAGAAGCTATGCGGGAAATCGAAGCGCGAATGGTGGAGCTTTTGGCGGAGCGCGGCGTGTCGAAGGACGGCGTGATCAGTCATGACGACGTCCTGGCGGTGCAGAAACAAATGGGCGAACCGCGCGATTTTTCGGACGATGACGAGGCGGTGGAGACCGATGACGAGCCCGAGCGTTCGGAGCGACGGCTGATGCGCGATACAGAACATGCGCTAATTGGTGGCGTATGTGCAGGCATTGCTGCTTATTGGGGAACCAATCCTTTGTGGGTACGATTATTGTTCATTTTCTCGCCATTTATTACCTTTGGTGCAGCGGTACTGATTTATATCGTGATGTGGCTGTCAGTTCCAGAGGCGCGGACTGCTTCTGATAAGCTCCAGATGCGAGGCAAGGCGGTAACGTTTGATTCGCTGAAGCGTCAGGCCAGTCGGAATGAGCCATCCGTAGGGCGGAATAGTAACACGGGTCATACGGCGGCAAAAGTATTTCGATTTATTCTTGGTGTTGGTATTCTCATGGTAACGCTGGGATTATTTATTGCACTCATCGTGGGGCGGTCAGTGGCATCGCGGTGA
- a CDS encoding FtsX-like permease family protein: MRRIDIIKRAGRNLRQSKGRTILTSLAISVGAFTIGLALMAGEGGRLYTNSMVDAAGDKKVIMVGKKIEAEKKDQLPEYGSSAEEADKNKASAARSKYLLNDKDLEKIRRTPHVKTVTPAYSTDGVAYAKSSASDKKFALTVAVKMDRTRAELAAGTLEDFMPRPGEIIIPDDYVKQLGFKDAQSAIGQTITLGVRSAAQGGNVAKEVSFKIAAVDKKSDTVLFYEPMLRISTADAKAIYEFSHDKSQPHQYSTAIAMVDDEKNVDAAKDVIGKDYNSYSIQDIRKALLTMVNVAQVALAGFGGLALLASVFGIINTMYISVLERTSQIGLMKALGMRGRDIGKLFRYEAAWVGLLGGLIGVGLASLVTLLNPVIASFLKLGAGTNLLVIDPLQIGLLVIGLVVMAVISGWLPSRKATKLDPIEALRTE; this comes from the coding sequence ATGAGAAGAATCGATATCATCAAGCGGGCGGGGCGGAATCTTCGCCAGTCAAAGGGTCGGACGATTTTGACGTCATTGGCGATTTCCGTCGGGGCGTTTACGATTGGCTTGGCCCTGATGGCTGGTGAGGGTGGCCGGTTATACACCAATAGTATGGTTGATGCGGCTGGCGACAAGAAAGTGATTATGGTTGGTAAAAAAATTGAAGCCGAAAAGAAGGATCAATTGCCAGAGTATGGTAGTTCGGCAGAAGAAGCTGACAAGAATAAAGCATCGGCGGCGCGTAGCAAATATTTGCTCAATGACAAGGATTTGGAGAAGATCCGACGAACACCGCACGTAAAAACGGTAACACCGGCGTATTCAACTGATGGCGTCGCCTATGCTAAAAGCTCAGCGAGTGATAAAAAATTTGCACTGACGGTAGCTGTTAAAATGGATAGAACTCGGGCAGAATTGGCAGCGGGAACGTTGGAAGACTTCATGCCAAGGCCAGGTGAGATTATCATCCCGGATGATTATGTGAAGCAGTTGGGCTTTAAGGATGCGCAATCGGCGATTGGTCAGACGATAACCTTGGGTGTGCGCAGTGCGGCGCAGGGTGGCAATGTTGCCAAAGAGGTGTCATTCAAGATTGCGGCAGTGGATAAAAAATCAGACACTGTTTTGTTCTATGAGCCAATGTTGAGGATCTCGACAGCTGACGCTAAGGCTATCTATGAATTTAGCCATGATAAGAGCCAACCACATCAGTATTCAACGGCTATTGCTATGGTGGATGATGAGAAAAATGTTGATGCTGCTAAAGATGTAATTGGCAAAGATTATAACTCGTACTCAATTCAGGATATTCGGAAGGCGTTACTAACGATGGTTAATGTAGCACAGGTGGCGCTGGCAGGATTCGGCGGCTTGGCGCTGCTCGCCAGTGTATTTGGGATTATTAACACTATGTATATTTCGGTACTGGAGCGTACTAGCCAAATTGGCTTGATGAAGGCGTTGGGGATGAGAGGCCGCGATATCGGTAAATTATTCCGCTATGAGGCAGCGTGGGTTGGTTTGCTAGGCGGCTTGATTGGTGTTGGGCTGGCGAGCTTAGTGACGCTGCTGAACCCAGTTATTGCCAGCTTCTTAAAATTAGGTGCCGGGACTAATTTGCTAGTAATTGATCCGCTGCAAATCGGGCTACTAGTGATTGGACTAGTGGTGATGGCAGTAATTTCTGGCTGGCTGCCGAGCCGCAAAGCAACAAAATTAGATCCAATTGAGGCATTAAGGACGGAATAG